The DNA segment GCCCTGacacaaaacacatcaaaactaATTTCGATTcattttttcagatattttgtaataattaagTAATAAGCTACATAAAGAAAATCTTTATCATAcataatatatgtatgtatgataaattgggcagggatagctcagtaggtagagtggtggccccatgatcggaaggtcgggggttcgactccactgaacggctaccctgaggtacccctgagcgaggtaccgtccctacacactgctccccgggcgctgcattggtggctgcccactgcttcactgggtgaatgggttaaatgcagaggaactatttccctatggggactaacacatgcacattacattacattacataatattttccaaaagaaaaaagttacaaCATTTGAGATGCACTAACACTCACTCTGAAGAAGGATACCTTCTAACTGAATACTTGTTGTATTAATTGTACTTTGCACaactattttatatatataattaaaccTCTATACTCACTTTTTTCTTGTATCATGAACTTGTGAGATGAAATTGCTAGTTATGATAGCAGGTCTGCGACCTCCTTGAAACATTTTGGCCATGAGGCCCTGCAGAACCTTCTCATCTTCATAGTTATCACATGTGAAGGCCAGCAGCTGGCCTTTAAGACATACTTCTACGGCCAGTGCGAGCTCTGGGTCCTTCAGACTAATTAGGTAACCTGTAAAAGAGAAGGAAAGTTagaagtgtttttttgttgccaCACATTTTGCACTGTGGTTGCgcacttggggggggggggggggggggggggggcacatgcTACACTTTCTGTGCATAACCAGGTCTTACCCAACGGTCCTCGAGGTCTGTGCTTGAAATGGCCTCTTCTGTGAGATTCCTGAATGGCGTTTAGCAGCGCAGGCATCTGCTCTCCAAAACGCCGCAGCCGATTGGACCGACTGCTCTCCATTGTCTGCAGATTCCTCCTGTTGGCTTCAATGGACCTCTGGAGAACCTCCTGCTCTCTCCTGAAAACAAACAGGGGGGCAAAATACAGTCATTTCTAGAGAATAGCTTCAATTAGAAACTGCAAATACATTCCTTTAAGCTACCCTAGAATCAGCAATTATTGGTTATTGCATGTACAATGATTTTCCTTTGGTGCATTGTTTTACCTCATTTTTCCTTGTTCTTCTTTGGCGCGACTGATGGCATGCTGATACTGGTCAATCTGTTGGCCCAGTGTAGAGATCTGATGCTTCAGGTTTTCCAGCTCAGTCTGGATCTGCTCGATCCTTTCTGCTCTGGCTTTGCTCTCTGCTCCCGTTTTCTGACTGATGCTAGAGGTAAGAAAAGGGGTGTGATGAAATAAAGCACAGGCGagccaaaacagaataaataactTTTCAACCTCAATTTAATGCAGAAGACAACTAAATAAGATGACACAAAACCTCAGCTTGAGATCTTTTATCCTCGACATCAGCTGAGTTTTGTCCTTTTCCAAGTCTCTCAGGTTGGCTTTGCATCTGTGGACTGTGACCTGATGTGCACACGTAAATGAAGAGTTAAATATTCACAAGTTGACGTACAAGCATCACAAAGATaacagtcattttttaaaactaattttGAATTAATTATATGACAGAATGGTGATGCAGCGCTCCTATACTGATGacgacaaacaaacaaacaaaaaaacacatcagatgATGGAAAGCCACTGCATCTGCTGAGGAACACAAATGCACTTAGACACTGCTCAGCACTATAAACTAAGCCTCAGACTTGCTACATAAAATCATTAAGTACTTGTAAAAAGTGAACGAGCCGACTGTCAGAAATCCACCATATGCTGCGGTTAGTGCACTCAACTCTCACCTCGCTGGATTTTAAAAGGTTGTTGCGTTTCTGCGACTCAGTCTTGAGCTCAGCACATTTAGGTTGAAGCTCCTGGACTTGCTGTGTGATCCTCTCTAGCTGTTCCTGGACCTGTTTGTACTTTTTCTCTGCTTCATCGACCTTATTCTGCATGATCAAAAAGGTTTAGGGTTAAAAGGTTACAGAATGAACAGTCCAAAAGTCTGAGCCATAAAACTGAAGTAGCAATTACTTAATTAGTAGTAATTTGTGTTAATTCTAAAAGAATTATTAACATTTGAGATGTGTTATATGTTGATTTCAGGGTTACTACCGAAGAAGTTTCATACCTTCCATTCGTTCACCTTGTCGTCATATTTCTCTGTGGATCGTCTGTCTGCCTGCAGCTTCTCCTTCATTGGCTCTAAGTCCTTCTCCATCTCAGTCACCTGCaacatttaacatatttgtacaggaattaaaatttaaacaagTGATCTTAACTAAATAGGGAAAGGGAAATACTGGAAAATTGCGGGAAGTTGGAGGAAAATGATCTCACCAAAGCCCAAGCCATCTGCTTCTGCAACTCCTCCAGTTTGGTGTGCATTTCATCAAGTGAAGCCAGGCTCCTGTAACGGTCCTCCTTCTCCAGGTACTTCCGTTTTAGGTCTTTCAAGCACTAGGAATGACcacaaattaatattaaaagatgctttaaaacaaaacttaGCTGTGCAATCCAAATAAAAGGGTTTAAATTCAAGAAATGTAATAATATCACTACTGCCCATTTCAGCGACACAAATACATACTTCACTGTGTTGCTCAACTTTATCCTCTGTGAGATTCTTAGTGGTTTTGATGTAGATAAAGTCCTCTCTCATCTGCTCCAACTGGGTGGCTTTCATAAAaaactgcagagagaaaaatagattaaaaacaaCCGGGGCTTATTTATAGTTAACAGTTAACAAATTCAAACAAGGAGATTGTGCTGCAAGTTAGGGAGCAGGCTAACAAGATGATCAAGCtggtatagaatagaataaacctttattatccTACGGATAAGAAATGTGGGTGTTACACAGCTCTTATAGCAAGGGGAATATATAAGGTCCTGTATACATAAGCAACTGAAGTTTGTATATGGTTTGCCATTTTAccaatcaaaacaaaactgcagatGAGGCTGGTGACAGCATCATtagatatgtatatatgtgaTCAGAAATTCCAAATGTACCAGAACAACATCTATACCAAATCTCTTCCATGCTAAATCTAAACTCTTATTGGCATTAGATTCGAATCAAAGAAGAGGGTTTTTGTTGCTAGAAGCTACTAACCAAACACATTTGGGCAGTCTTTTGTTACATGCAGGTAAAGAGTCTGTGTGGAGAATAAGAGAGATGAAATAGAAAAGCTATTTTGTCCACACCCCCGCCCCCGCAATTTCCAAACAAATATTTGCATTTGGAAACAATGACTGGCAGATGAAACAGAGTGTTGGCCTGCCGGTTGGTTTTATATGTACTGGCCACACCAGAAGCCCTACAAATAGGCACAAACTTAATTGCCTTGACTGACAATCATTTTCATAGGTACCATAAAGAAACACGTTTCACGGTGTAGCAAACTGTCCACCCAATGCTGCTGTGTGGCTTAAACATGCAAGTACTCTGAACTAACCTTGTACTTGTCCCCCTCTCCTTTAGAATGTAGGAAGTACTTGCTCATTTCCTGAGTGAGAACTGATACAGGATTGTTGACCTTTGGGAGAGAAAACACATTAATAAGCATGACAGTAACACAGGTTCACGTGACACCCTTTAACAACTGACATGGCCCCACAATTTGTTGCTTAAGTTTCAGCTCAAATGTTGAAATTGTACAGATAAATACAGCTAAAATCACAGCATAGTCAAAAGTGCAGTTTAACCAGAACATCAATGTGTgaaggacaaaaacagagttgGCTGAAAGTTGGCGGTAGAGCATCTCTGAGTTACATGAAAGAAGACCTGCATCTCTCATACCTGAATATTGAAATTATCCAGAATAGAGACAAGTTCTTCCTTTTTGGTTGAGATTAGCTGACctgtaagagagagaaaaaacaaaaagaaaaacattgtgaACATTCACTTTACTCTCACTGACGATTTTCCAGACTCCATTAAATGACTCATCTTTGTTCTTTCTGTTCTTATTTTAAATCAATGGACAATTATAAATATACTTATGGAGAATTTACTGCAAATAGTTTGCTGCAATATCTAAATTTACAAACTCCTTCGCATTTTTACCTGATTTACTTCTCAGCTTATATGTTCTCAGTCCGTCCCGAGTTATCCTTAGATCTAGAATAATAGCCGACCCATACACCTCTGGTTTGTAAGCATCCCTTCCTTTATTACGCAATGTGATGGAAACATCAGCTGAACTGAGGAGACAGAAATGCACATCAAGGGTCAGATACTTGCGTTTGTTATTTGTAATTACTTTTCACATTTATGATGTGCTCTCTCATCACAAAATAAGATAACAGATAGTGCGTGACggataaaaaaattattgtgaaATCACCTTTCTCCTTCCTTCACAAAACCCCTGAGGGATGATCCTCTATTTGTAGCCTGGGCATTCCCGCCTAAGGCAACTATGAGAGCTGTCAAAACGGCGCTCTTTCCACCTGTCACAAAACAATTGGCACACAAAAATTGAACAGACAGGACACTGTAATAAACAAAGATTTATGGACGATAATAACAGCCACTGAGTTTCCACTTCACATTTTATAAATGCACCGAAACAACTTCAAACCACTAATAACACCATATAAATAATGACATTTGCAGACATGTGCAACAGAAAGCACCAGCACTGAGAAAGCAACAAGATCTCACTAAACCAAAGTGATTAACTAGTAATTATTAGTTAATAATTTTTCAACTATTTTCAGCAATGATAGAAGCCTTTACATGATAATTACAGCACACAATAGAGACATTTTGgccaaaatgtaaatatagGGTTGCAGCCTGCATTGGCATGAAACGAGGGGGATTCAGAAGCCTCGTTACATCTCCGATCTGCCAGATAAGATAGTGCACTTACTTCCGTTGTTGCCAACAACAAAGTTGACATTGGAACCAAAGGTAAACGGGCCAAGGAGCGAGTGGCACATAAAATTCTTCAGAGTGATACTTTCTACAATCCCAGCATCACTCACCACCTCCGCACCACACTGCAACTGCACACAAAGTAACAAGTATCCACACTGTGAGCCTCTATCCTTTGCATTCTCAGAGAattatttaagaaataagtaaatacacGAGGgtgaaattaaacaaaaactggaaatcaaacaaaactagCGTGCTTCACTGCACGGCAGACGTACATTACTCAGAATGGGATCTTCCTGGTCACTGTCAGCAGCATTTTCACTTTCATTCACAGATCTGGATCTCTTGTTGGGATTTTCATTGACGGAGGTGCCCTTCCTTTTAGACATCGTAGACACCCCGTGTTGCTTTTAAcggtaaaaagaagaagaagtaataataatagaaagCGACAGAGTGAAAGAAACCTGATACACATATAAAACTACTAGCACAGTCAGACATCTATTTAAACTGTCGAATCAGCTCTCCATCTAAATTCTGCCGTCACGTCGGCTGCTAGTTAACGGATATGAGTTTTAAAGCATTGCCTGCAGTTTAAACCGCGACATTAGTAGCTTAATTAAGTTTAGGAAAAGTTACACACGTTACAGGACTAGCTTAGCTGGCTAACTAAGGCTACATGCTAAAAAGAAAGTCAACGACTGTCTATCCAAACGTGAGTCGAGTTTGCTGCGGGTTAGTTTTGTGCCGCCTTAAGTAACTGGAAGCGCAGGTATGGTATTTTGCGGAGTGACAACTGACCTACCTTGCGGTACCCTCACACTCTCCGACGCAACTGATGGGAACGACCACCAGACCGGCTATCGAATTCGCGCCCGCTATCCGCTTTGAAATCTCGCGGGAATACGCGAGATCGAGAAATCTGAAcagctattttaaaaaaaagtaaaaaataaagaaaatgaaatattatagACTTTAACAATGAAGAAGAGAGTTAAAGAGAAGCAACGTGTaagaataaattaaatgaaacaaacaaacagttgcCAGATTAATTCTTTAAGTAACAACGAATTAGTGCTGTAGTTGTGCTTTAATTGTACTAATGCTTTAGTTGTACCCTTTCCTTTCGCAGTCGTAGCACGCGGAAAGctcctgctgtttgtgtgtgtgtcagatgaTTATTTTACTGTACTCGGATGATTCTCCGGTGgaaatgtctgtatttaaacacacatttacTAGAATTGAATGCAACGAGCATTTTctaattaaatattattgtCAAATGAACTCGCATATAGCTCTTTTTTGTCTCTTCAGTTCTTTGTATTTGCCTGGTTCCACTCATTGTAGACGTTAATATCACAACACTCTTTAGGCTGTTATTTGGGGTAGGAACCTGCAGTCATGTGCAGCATTTATCCACCCATCATCCAATTCACGGCCAcacaattttcattttcatttaatcaGCACAGAGGACCGCCAACACCCTGCTACCTTCACTACCTTCAGGTCTACAAAACCCTCAAGGCCTCTTCTCATCCAAGCCACCATCTGTTCACTCTGTTGCATTCTGGAAGTATCAAAGTACTGAACTCTGTCTCATGACAAGGTGCACTACCACCACTCGGAACACCCTGTGTAAT comes from the Astatotilapia calliptera chromosome 15, fAstCal1.2, whole genome shotgun sequence genome and includes:
- the si:dkey-119f1.1 gene encoding structural maintenance of chromosomes protein 6, whose amino-acid sequence is MSKRKGTSVNENPNKRSRSVNESENAADSDQEDPILSNLQCGAEVVSDAGIVESITLKNFMCHSLLGPFTFGSNVNFVVGNNGSGKSAVLTALIVALGGNAQATNRGSSLRGFVKEGESSADVSITLRNKGRDAYKPEVYGSAIILDLRITRDGLRTYKLRSKSGQLISTKKEELVSILDNFNIQVNNPVSVLTQEMSKYFLHSKGEGDKYKFFMKATQLEQMREDFIYIKTTKNLTEDKVEQHSECLKDLKRKYLEKEDRYRSLASLDEMHTKLEELQKQMAWALVTEMEKDLEPMKEKLQADRRSTEKYDDKVNEWKNKVDEAEKKYKQVQEQLERITQQVQELQPKCAELKTESQKRNNLLKSSEVTVHRCKANLRDLEKDKTQLMSRIKDLKLSISQKTGAESKARAERIEQIQTELENLKHQISTLGQQIDQYQHAISRAKEEQGKMRREQEVLQRSIEANRRNLQTMESSRSNRLRRFGEQMPALLNAIQESHRRGHFKHRPRGPLGYLISLKDPELALAVEVCLKGQLLAFTCDNYEDEKVLQGLMAKMFQGGRRPAIITSNFISQVHDTRKKAVSHPNYPSVLQALEIEDPVVANCLIDQKGIESILLIKNRTEARRVMQSKNPPANCIHAFSKDGDQIFTNRSYAAEQTRANYLSGDVEEEIRHLQRELENQKGQASRFQQQMRKLDDDVKENEGLLRRAHQEQKTIKDKATKLQLELTDLQNVEEPQSEDLRPLEEDLHEIVTKIKSKRVELDEGLAQMADLKGSYEKAEQEYKQHKECINTIAEEADSVKEDLSKTDQEVIKCKHHKKHYDEKRSAHLHNIQTLEGNLKSKEKEYEMSVAKAKEICLERVESRRSARSLDSEINRLKLKITSQKEQQGDREEIVRQYHEALESYKNMTQQMKNLNSFIKSLDSVMNQRLQAYAELRRFLSARCKYYFDSMLAQRGYSGSMIFDHKNETLSISVQPGQGNKADLSDMRLLSGGERSFSTVCFVLSLWAITEAPFRCLDEFDVYMDMVNRRISMDMMLKVAASQRYRQFIFLTPQNMSSLPESKIIRILRLKDPDRGQRNTQRSEDEDQ